TCGTGCTGACCGGTGGTCCGGCCGTTCTTCTGGTCAGGGTGGTGAGCCCACCTCTAGATCCGACAGGGTCATGCCCGCGGAGTTCGACCGCTTCATGGTAGTCACTCGGTCGGGCGCTGGCGAATGCTGCGGCAATCCGCCGCGCGCGCGACGGCGATTCTGCCGGGCCGGCGTCGCTGGTATACTCCCGGCAGAGGCGGCCTGCTGACCGCCCCGGAGAATCCCTTTCAGACGGAGAGTGCCCGATGCAGAACGCCGTGATCCTGATCAATGCCGAGAAGGGCCAGGTCAAGGCCGTGGCCGAGCGCCTGGCCGATGTCGAAGGCATCAGCGAGGTGTTCTCCACCTGTGGTCGCTATGACCTGGTCGCCATCGCCCGTACCCGGGACTTCGAGAGCCTGGCCGAGCTGGTCACCGGGCGCCTCAACGAGGTGGAGGGCATTCGCGAGACCGAGACCCTCAACGCCATGCAGGTGCACTCCCGACACGACCTCGAGACCATGTTCTCGCTGGGCTGGTAAGCCTCACGGCGTCCCGCCTCGCGCATGCCGCCCCGTCGTCGTTCCGCCGTGTCCCGGCTACGCCCCCTGATGCGCCGGGCCGCCGTCGCCGTGCTCTTCGCCGCGGTGGGCAGTGGCCTGTGGTATGTCGAGGAGCGCGAGGTCCGCGACGGTCTCAGCTGGATGGGCGTGCCCGACTGGCAGCGGCTGACGCCCCTGAGCCTGCATCGGGTGCTGCGCAACGACGGTTATCTGGTGGGCTGGTCGGACGTGCGGGTCAGCCCGCTGTGGGTCAGCTACCGCCTGGCCGCCGCCGGGGATGCCCGCATCGGCGAGCGTCCCGGCTTTCGCCGCGACTGGCGCACCCTCTGGCCGGTCACCCCGGACAGCTACCTGGGCAGCGGCTACGATCGCGGCCACCTGGCCCCCAACTATGCCATCGCCGCCGTGCATGGCCGCGGCGCCCAGCGCGACACCTTCCTGATGAGCAACATGGTGCCCCAGCGGCCGTCCCTCAATCGGCGCCTCTGGCAGCGCCTCGAGGAAGTGGTGATCGATCATTTCGTGCCGCGTGTCGGGGCCCTGCAGGTCATCGCCGGCCCGGTGTTCGCGTCGCGCTTCCAGCAGGGCGCCCTGCACCGGGTGGGGCTCGTCGAGGTGCCGGTGGCCTTCTACAAGATCCTGGTGGTCCCGGGGGCGCGACCGCGTGCCCTGGCCTTCGTCATGCCGCAGGCGGTGAACGGCGACGAGCCCCTGGACCGTTTCGTGGTCAGCATCGACCGCGTCGAGGCGCTGACCGGGCTGGACTTCTTCCCTCACCTGCCCGCGGCGGCGGCCGATGTCCTGGAGGGGCGAGTCGATACCGGCGGCTGGGGCCTCGAGGCCGTGGCGCGCCTGCCGGGTCGCTTCGACTGACAGCCGGCTGAAGTGGACCCCGAAATTCGGACCAGGCGCTCGGGGAAAGGTGAGTCTTTCCGGCGAATACGCACGCGAAAAAACCGCAACTCGGGGCGGCCTGTGATATGAAGCGGTAACGATGTGGGAGAGAGGCTCTGCATAACGCGGAATGGTGCCCAGGAGAGGACTTGAACCTCCACGTCCGTAAGGACACTAGCACCTGAAGCTAGCGCGTCTACCAATTCCGCCACCTGGGCGCGTCATGCATATCGTCGT
The Halomonas sp. M4R1S46 DNA segment above includes these coding regions:
- a CDS encoding DNA/RNA non-specific endonuclease; translated protein: MPPRRRSAVSRLRPLMRRAAVAVLFAAVGSGLWYVEEREVRDGLSWMGVPDWQRLTPLSLHRVLRNDGYLVGWSDVRVSPLWVSYRLAAAGDARIGERPGFRRDWRTLWPVTPDSYLGSGYDRGHLAPNYAIAAVHGRGAQRDTFLMSNMVPQRPSLNRRLWQRLEEVVIDHFVPRVGALQVIAGPVFASRFQQGALHRVGLVEVPVAFYKILVVPGARPRALAFVMPQAVNGDEPLDRFVVSIDRVEALTGLDFFPHLPAAAADVLEGRVDTGGWGLEAVARLPGRFD
- a CDS encoding Lrp/AsnC family transcriptional regulator, with protein sequence MQNAVILINAEKGQVKAVAERLADVEGISEVFSTCGRYDLVAIARTRDFESLAELVTGRLNEVEGIRETETLNAMQVHSRHDLETMFSLGW